One genomic segment of Macaca fascicularis isolate 582-1 chromosome 19, T2T-MFA8v1.1 includes these proteins:
- the LOC135968414 gene encoding uncharacterized protein has translation MDCVITGLSTSGIESLVCTRSQELDQSTVLSPFLVSLVPQIPTPSSRAYTDYPVGRDTWRPNRDLETRDSVRKRTPKDGRPLTKTKGVKLFRSPREPAVSESKKMKPNMKFLWRIIALYNIVTVYAGFGDPRKAKELLQKQYGQPCDCRGGQISEPPSDRITQVTCTGKTAYLMPNQLWKCKSTPRDTSPSGPLLECPCSSFQSSVHSSCYTSYQQCKSGNRTYYTATLLKTQTGGINDVQVLGSTNKLVQSPCNGQKGKPVCWSTTAPIHISDGGGPLDIARIKTVQKKLEEIHKAPYPELQYHPLALRELRDNFRLDAQTFDILNATYNLLQMSNTSLAHDCWLCLKMGPPIPLAIPNLSLPYVNYSNESLVNNSCPITPPLSSTDDVF, from the exons acttgatcagagcactgtcttgtctccatttctcgtgtctcttgttccccaaattcccaccccctcctccagggcctacacTGACTATCCCGTGGGCCGGGATACGTGGCGCCCGAACAGGGACCTGGAAACGAGGGACTCCgtgaggaagaggacgccaaagGACGGTCGACCACTAACGAAgacaaaaggagtcaaactcttccgatcaccgcgggaacctgccgtgtcagaatcgaag aaaatgaagcctaacatgaaattcctttggagaataatcgctctatataacatagtgacagtctatgcaggttttggtgaccctcgtaaggcaaaagaattattacaaaaacaatacggccagccttgtgactgcagagggggacaaatatctgaacctccgtcagatagaatcacccaggtgacctgcacgggcaagacagcttacctaatgccaaaccagttatggaaatgtaagtctaccccaagagatacctcacctagcgggccgctcctagaatgcccttgtagctctttccaatcttctgtacatagttcctgttatacctcctatcaacaatgcaaatcaggcaatagaacatattatacggccacgttactaaaaacacaaactggaggcatcaatgacgtacaagtattaggatccactaataaacttgtacaatctccttgtaacggccaaaaaggaaagcctgtttgtTGGAGCACTACTGCAcccattcacatttctgatggaggaggcccattagatattgcaagaattaaaaccgtccagaaaaaattagaagaaattcataaagctcCATATCCTGAACTTCAATATCACCCTTTAGCCCTGCGTGAGCTTAGAGATAATTTTAGGCTCGATGCCCAAACCTTTGATATCCTCAATGCTacttacaatttacttcaaatgtccaatacaagcctggcccacgattgttggctttgtcttaaaatgggcccccctattcctctagccatacctaacctttcattgccctatgtcaattactcaaatgaatccttagtaaataattcctgtcctattACCCCCCCCCTTAGTTCAACCGATGAcgttttctaa